One window from the genome of Hemiscyllium ocellatum isolate sHemOce1 chromosome 28, sHemOce1.pat.X.cur, whole genome shotgun sequence encodes:
- the ticam1 gene encoding TIR domain-containing adapter molecule 1: MAEDYDHIPSLDDLFHILSEVAEQRLFSLWYKFYSNNSRTSKVHQLLYSIISFFLKKTDEAERAAMLVLNEMPNDRSALYILNKIRGLAQREQKTSEISNEEFSAEDGNVLKDVALMLALLVEENLCNSSMRNQACQAAIKAFKSNSQNHRMDLQELIEEFRWQFGPISFEGEENAEVSALKSTEEQIPSIRSTIECRTNPVTDSLNNSEITIPTHFEISASPTASFISNSHRDNLNSPIANSEESTVNLSHSMKRQLNLSSDKSLGEMKVTNGIGVKCVKQKNVPSACLIEGSSHTQVNEVRPTECTGERNSSQLVSSKSKMSEDWGTGNEEHTNSVSHDPSLGATKLPTGDQSNSTETTSVKFSPSTPPPPADEEIFENKFYSFVVLHAREDAEIAENVQLRLESLVKMEGATFSEEFSLPGRSPIKCIEDAINNSAFTILLLTHKFNSRWEEYKTNSVLMHSIRNEHKYNTVIPLLPKKNRMCKNDIPFALTAINSLDENSRHFERHVKKTFTWNVLERHKKSWLQEQERKQIEEKTAQAQKDYQSALKTLSANWNYMQICSQLAQSYHHFQAMHPPHPGPAAVNGHAQPVLHPPPYPNLPVFPGFNIPLSPLPNQPNFNPQCAMFQIMQPPFQFINPSNSQGGQNVNVSSSTQQQGQGTNIIQIQHAKNVQIGDSNQMTITDLTESCESTDDEDRESEHN; the protein is encoded by the coding sequence ATGGCAGAAGATTATGATCACATTCCATCTCTCGATGATTTGTTTCACATTTTGTCTGAAGTTGCTGAGCAAAGGTTGTTCAGCCTATGGTATAAGTTTTATTCTAACAACTCAAGAACTTCAAAAGTCCATCAACTACTTTATAGCATCATATCATTCTTCTTGAAAAAGACAGATGAGGCCGAGAGAGCAGCAATGTTAGTGTTAAATGAAATGCCAAATGACAGATCggctttgtacattctcaacaaAATTCGAGGTTTAGCACAGCGAGAACAGAAAACATCTGAAATATCAAATGAAGAGTTTTCTGCAGAAGATGGTAATGTTCTCAAAGACGTGGCTTTGATGCTTGCATTGCTAGTGGAAGAAAATTTGTGCAACTCTTCCATGAGGAACCAAGCATGCCAAGCTGCCATCAAAGCATTCAAGTCCAACAGTCAAAACCACAGAATGGATCTTCAGGAACTTATTGAGGAATTTAGGTGGCAGTTTGGTCCCATATCTTTCGAAGGTGAGGAGAATGCTGAAGTATCAGCTCTGAAGTCAACTGAAGAACAAATTCCAAGTATAAGATCAACAATTGAATGCAGGACTAATCCAGTAACTGACTCACTGAACAATTCAGAAATTACAATTCCCACTCATTTTGAAATCAGTGCATCTCCCACTGCATCATTCATTTCCAATTCACACAGGGACAACTTAAATTCCCCAATAGCAAACTCTGAAGAGAGTACCGTTAACCTCAGTCATTCTATGAAAAGACAATTGAATCTGTCTTCTGACAAATCTTTGGGAGAGATGAAGGTGACCAATGGCATTGGAGTTAAATGTGTAAAACAGAAGAATGTTCCTTCAGCTTGTCTAATTGAAGGTTCTTCACACACACAAGTGAATGAAGTGAGACCAACAGAATGTACAGGAGAAAGAAACAGTAGCCAGTTAGTTAGTTCAAAGTCAAAAATGtcagaggactgggggacagggAATGAAGAGCATACCAATTCCGTTTCACACGATCCTTCACTGGGAGCAACCAAGCTGCCAACAGGTGACCAGTCAAACTCCACTGAAACCACATCTGTAAAATTCAGTCCTTCAACACCACCTCCTCCGGCAGATGAGGAAATCTTTGAGAACAAATTTTACTCTTTTGTTGTCTTGCATGCCCGAGAAGATGCGGAAATAGCAGAAAATGTTCAGTTGAGACTAGAATCATTAGTGAAAATGGAGGGGGCAACGTTTTCTGAGGAATTCTCTCTTCCAGGACGATCTCCAATAAAGTGTATTGAAGATGCAATTAACAACTCTGCATTCACAATCCTCCTCCTCACGCACAAGTTTAACAGTCGCTGGGAAGAGTACAAGACCAATAGTGTTCTGATGCATTCAATTAGAAATGAGCACAAGTACAACACAGTCATTCCACTGCTACCGAAGAAGAATCGGATGTGTAAAAATGACATCCCTTTTGCACTGACTGCTATCAATAGTCTCGATGAGAATTCGAGACACTTTGAAAGACATGTAAAAAAGACATTTACTTGGAATGTACTTGAGAGGCATAAAAAGAGTTGGCTTCAAGAGCAAGAACGTAAACAGATAGAAGAAAAAACAGCACAGGCCCAAAAAGACTATCAAAGTGCCTTGAAAACCCTATCAGCTAACTGGAATTATATGCAGATTTGTAGCCAACTTGCACAGAGTTATCATCACTTCCAAGCAATGCATCCACCCCATCCTGGACCTGCTGCAGTTAATGGACATGCACAGCCTGTGCTACACCCACCACCTTATCCCAACCTCCCTGTATTTCCTGGGTTTAATATTCCTCTGTCACCTTTACCGAACCAACCAAATTTCAACCCGCAGTGTGCCATGTTCCAGATTATGCAACCACCCTTTCAGTTCATTAACCCTAGCAATAGCCAGGGAGGTCAAAATGTAAATGTCAGTAGTTCCACACAACAGCAAGGTCAAGGCACTAACATAATCCAGATTCAGCATGCCAAAAATGTACAGATAGGCGACTCTAACCAGATGACAATAACAGATTTGACTGAGAGTTGTGAGAGCACAGATGATGAGGACAGAGAAAGTGAGCACAATTAG